Proteins encoded within one genomic window of Candidatus Zixiibacteriota bacterium:
- a CDS encoding DUF1573 domain-containing protein — MRTFAFYILLTMVAIAVSEAKPMAWINVDTVDFGAVPTMTKFYRTITLKSIGDQPLVIDSVNTFCDCVSLPMDKKVLPPGDSLVTRLAFYSANYSGQIIRVSHIYTNAGRGSYLIPVTSFVVQDMEKYRPIYVKPIRIAASQYGETGQTKYPFQILNNTDSPIPLKLIRTDKDFFDLDFPVFVPASGVASGTLTLNKNGVDKEFETNITFEFINEESLVKRFSIPVFRKIYRRGN; from the coding sequence ATGAGGACATTTGCATTTTACATACTGCTGACAATGGTGGCCATAGCTGTATCCGAGGCCAAGCCTATGGCCTGGATCAACGTCGATACGGTGGACTTTGGGGCTGTGCCAACCATGACCAAATTCTATCGCACGATCACCCTGAAATCGATCGGAGATCAACCGCTTGTGATCGACAGTGTCAATACCTTTTGCGATTGCGTCAGTCTGCCTATGGATAAAAAAGTCTTACCCCCCGGAGATAGCCTTGTTACCAGATTGGCGTTCTACTCGGCCAACTATTCCGGTCAGATTATCCGGGTTTCTCATATTTACACCAATGCCGGGCGCGGGTCATATTTGATTCCGGTGACGTCGTTCGTTGTCCAGGATATGGAAAAATATCGGCCAATTTATGTTAAACCGATCCGAATAGCGGCCTCTCAATACGGGGAAACCGGGCAGACGAAATATCCCTTTCAAATCTTGAATAATACTGATTCCCCTATCCCGCTCAAGCTGATTCGCACCGATAAGGATTTTTTTGACCTTGATTTCCCGGTTTTTGTGCCCGCTTCGGGCGTGGCATCCGGGACATTGACCCTGAACAAGAATGGTGTGGATAAAGAGTTTGAGACCAATATTACCTTTGAATTCATAAACGAGGAATCTCTGGTAAAGAGATTCTCTATACCTGTTTTTAGAAAGATTTATAGACGGGGCAATTGA